A section of the Meles meles chromosome 8, mMelMel3.1 paternal haplotype, whole genome shotgun sequence genome encodes:
- the LOC123949105 gene encoding olfactory receptor 51E2: MPAMSSCNFTHTTFVLIGIPGLEEAHFWIGFPLLSMYVVAVFGNCIVVFIVRTERSLHAPMYLFLCMLAAIDLALSTSTMPKILALFWFDSREITFDACITQMFFIHALSAIESTILLAMAFDRYIAICHPLRHAAVLNNTVTAQIGMVAVVRGSLFFIPLPLLIKRLAFCHSNVLSHSYCVHQDMMKLAYADTLPNVIYGLTAILLVMGVDVLFISLSYFLIIRTVLQLPSKSERAKAFGTCVSHIGVVLAFYVPLIGLSVVHRFGNSLDPIVHVLMGDVYLLLPPVINPIIYGAKTKQIRTRVLAMFKISRDKDHQTVGRR; encoded by the coding sequence ATGCCAGCTATGAGTTCCTGCAACTTCACACATACCACCTTTGTACTTATTGGTATCCCAGGATTAGAAGAAGCCCATTTTTGGATCGGCTTTCCCCTGCTTTCAATGTATGTCGTGGCTGTGTTTGGAAACTGCATCGTGGTCTTCATCGTAAGAACAGAGCGCAGCCTACATGCTCCCATGTACCTCTTTCTCTGCATGCTGGCAGCAATTGACCTGGCCTTGTCAACATCCACCATGCCCAAGATCCTTGCCCTCTTCTGGTTTGATTCCCGGGAGATTACTTTTGATGCCTGCATTACCCAGATGTTTTTTATTCATGCTCTCTCAGCTATTGAGTCCACTATCCTGCTGGCGATGGCCTTTGACCGTTATATAGCCATCTGCCACCCACTGCGCCATGCAGCTGTGCTCAACAATACAGTAACAGCCCAGATTGGCATGGTGGCTGTTGTCCGTGGATCCCTCTTCTTTATCCCACTGCCTCTGCTCATCAAGCGGCTGGCCTTCTGCCACTCCAATGTGCTCTCTCACTCCTATTGTGTCCACCAGGATATGATGAAGTTGGCTTATGCAGACACATTGCCCAATGTGATCTATGGTCTTACGGCCATACTGTTGGTTATGGGCGTGGATGTTCTGTTCATCTCCTTGTCCTATTTTCTGATTATACGAACGGTTCTACAACTGCCTTCCAAGTCAGAGCGAGCCAAGGCTTTTGGAACCTGTGTGTCACACATCGGTGTGGTATTAGCTTTCTATGTTCCTCTCATTGGCCTCTCAGTGGTACACCGTTTTGGAAACAGCCTTGATCCCATTGTGCATGTTCTCATGGGTGATGTTTATCTACTCCTGCCTCCTGTGATCAATCCCATCATCTACGGTGCCAAGACCAAACAGATCAGAACTCGTGTGCTAGCTATGTTCAAGATCAGCCGTGACAAGGACCATCAGACTGTGGGAAGAAGGTGA
- the LOC123949106 gene encoding olfactory receptor 51F2-like — MSNFWNTTSTSIIFLLTGVPGLEAFHIWISIPFCFLYITALSGNSLILFAIVTQPSLHKPMYYFLSMLSTTDLGLSISTLFTMLGIFWFDAREISFNACLSQMFFIKLFTVTESSVLLAMAFDRFVAISNPLRYATILTDSRIAQIGVAIVIRGTLMLTPMVALLKRLSFCRSHVLHHSYCFHPDVMKLSCIDTRINNAVGLTAMISTVGVDSIFILLSYILIIKTVLSIASPEERKKAFSTCISHIGAVVIFYFPLISLSFVHRFGKRAPAYVHTMIANTYLLIPPVMNPIIYSVKTKQIRRAVIKIIHSKDT, encoded by the coding sequence ATGTCAAACTTCTGGAATACCACATCTACTTCCATCATTTTCCTCCTAACTggtgttcctgggctggaagcctTCCACATCTGGATCTCCATTCCCTTCTGCTTTCTCTACATAACCGCTCTCTCAGGAAACAGCCTGATCCTCTTTGCCATTGTCACCCAGCCCAGCCTCCACAAACCCATGTATTACTTCCTTTCTATGCTGTCCACCACTGACCTCGGCCTATCCATATCCACCCTGTTCACCATGTTGGGTATATTCTGGTTCGATGCCAGGGAGATCAGCTTTAATGCCTGCTTGTCACAGATGTTCTTTATTAAACTCTTCACTGTCACGGAATCATCAGTGCTGTTGGCCATGGCCTTTGATCGTTTTGTGGCCATCTCTAATCCACTCAGGTATGCCACCATTTTAACTGATTCCAGAATAGCTCAAATTGGAGTGGCAATTGTCATCAGAGGGACACTAATGCTGACACCAATGGTTGCACTTCTTAAAAGACTGTCCTTCTGCCGCAGCCACGTGCTCCACCACTCCTACTGCTTCCACCCTGATGTGATGAAGCTCTCGTGCATAGACACCAGGATCAACAATGCAGTTGGATTGACTGCCATGATCTCTACTGTTGGTGTGGACTCTATCTTCATCCTCCTCTCTTACATTTTGATTATTAAGACCGTCCTCAGCATTGCATCcccagaagagaggaagaaagccttCAGCACATGTATCTCCCATATTGGGGCTGTTGTTATTTTCTACTTTCCATTGATCAGTCTGTCCTTTGTTCACAGATTTGGGAAACGAGCCCCAGCCTATGTTCATACAATGATTGCTAACACTTACCTCCTGATCCCTCCTGTAATGAACCCTATCATCTACAGTGTGAAGACCAAACAAATACGCAGAGCTGTGATAAAAATTATCCATTCCAAAGACACATAG